The stretch of DNA TTCCTTTGCCAGCTCATTGGGCGAAATAAAAGGATCGAAGAGCAACTTCTTTCCGCTCACTTCCACCATAAAGCAGGAATGTCCATAGTATGTAACCTTCATAGGTTTCGTTTATTTGCAGGCTGATATGCGGGATTATAAACCGGGGCTAAATTACTGTTTATGGAAAGGGACGACCGGGATGGTTATCCTCTTGCTGTGGATAACTATATTCTCCGGATGTGGACAAAATTCCACAGAAAACCACAAGAAAACTTTTTACTGGAATATGCACAGCGGCATCCGCTCGCTGGATCCCGCTTTTGCCCGTGCCCAATTCGACATTTGGGGATGCAATCAACTTTATAACGGCCTTTTGCAACTTGATGACAGTTTGCAGGTGGTTCCGGCCATTGCACGTGGATATCAGGTAGAAGACGGTGGAAAACTTTACCGCTTTCACCTGCGGCAGGATGTCCGTTTTCATGACAGCCCCGTGTTCCCAAATGGAAAAGGCAGGCGCGTAGTGGCAGCCGATTTCGTATTCAGCTTCAACCGGCTCATTGATCCTGCGCTGGCTTCGCCCGGTGCCTGGATATTCAATGACAAGATCATCTTCGATTCCACTGCAACTCCGCCCACCGGGAGCTTTACGGCCATTAACGATTCCACGCTGGAAATACGACTGCGCGAACCGTTCCCGCCTTTTGCCGGATTGCTGTCAATGCAGTACTGCTCTGTAATTCCGCATGAAGCCGCCAGTTTTTTCGGAAAGGATTTCAGACGGAATCCTGTGGGAACTGGGCCGTTCAGGTTTGGCAACTGGGACGAAGAAAATATGCTGGTGCTGAAACGAAACGACCACTATTTTGAAACGGAAAACGGGCAGCCACTCCCCTACCTCGATGCTGTGTGCATCAGCTTTATGGCCAACCGGCAGAACGAGTTCTTCGCTTTCCTGCAACACAATCTCGACCTGCTCTCCGGCATTGATCCTTCTTTTAAAGACAACCTGCTGACGCCACAGGGAAAGCTGCGCCCGCAGTTCGAGGGTGAATTTGTGATGGAGAAAATCCCCTTCCTGAACACCGAATATTTTGGCATCCTCCGCGACACCAATAGCCCCGTATTGCGCAACAACCCGCTAAGGATGCGGCAGGTGCGCCAGGCCATCAATTATGGCTTCGACCGGGAAAAGATGATGCGCTACCTGCGCAACAATATTGGCCGTCCAGCTACGGCAGGCATGGTACCGCCCGGCCTGCCCTCCTTCAGCGCCAAAGCGGTGGAAGGATATTCATACAACCCGCAGAAAGCACTACGACTGCTTGAAGAAGCCGGATTCCCGAACGGGCAGGGGCTGCCGGAAATCGCCTGCTTTACCAATCCTACTTATATGGACATAGCCGTTTTCATCCAGCGCCAGTTGCAGGACATTGGCATACGCCTGAAGATAGAGACCACGCCTCCGTCCGAGCACCGGCAATACATGGCCGAAAAGAAAATGCCCTTTTTCCGTGCAAGCTGGATAGCCGACTACCCCGATGCCGAAAACTACCTGGCCCTTTTCTACAGCCCCTTCAAAGCCCCGGCAGGCCCCAACTACACCCACTTCGGCAACCCCACCTTCGACAGCCTATACGAAGCCTCCCGCCTCATCACCAACGACTCCGCCCGCTACCCCCTCTACCACCGCATGGAGCGCCTCGTAATGGAAGACGCCCCGGTAGTGGTACTATTCTATGATGAGGTAATCAGGCTCATTGGAAATGATGTGCGCGGTTTGAACCGGAATGCTTTAAATTTGGTGAGTTTAAAGCGGGTGAGGAAGGAGTGAAAAACTAACCATTGAAGAATATGCAGATGATTAAAAAAATAACTCCATACTTTCAAGTTGAAGATAATTATGTAAAACAATTTGTGATCGATATTATTCCAGTAGATGTCAACTCGGGAGTTTACATCCTAACCGAAGAAGAACAAAAGGTTATGTACTTCCAAGAATACCACTTAATTGCTAATTGTAACTTTCTTACATTCTGCCAGCACCACAGTATCGAAACCGAGAATCATTTAACATCATATTTTACCAAAAAGGGCACTGCTAAATTTTTAGTTGAAAATGATCTAAATATTTTCTATGGGGGAATCATTTTAGATTACCTTGAGTATTATCCAGAATACCAGAAAACTTTAATGCTAAAATACGATAAGGAAATAAAGATTAGGAAAATCGCCTATGAGAAAGTTTATTCAATTGTCGGAAGAGGTGCACACAGATGGTACATAAATCTGTTTGAAGAATGTTTCCTCAGTAACCAAAACACCTATTTAACAGCAGCTGGCTTTGAAATAAATAATATTGAGAAAATTCTCTTGGCATCAAGGACAACGATAGTGCGCAATATTGAAAAATTAAAAATCCACAATATTATTTCCTGCGAAATTGATGGCAGGAATATTCACTACTTAAAGTTCAACTTAGAATTTATCCCAGCCAATTGGCAATCGGCTCCTTCTCTTTTCTCATCAGCTTTTTATCAAGATAAATCATCAACCTTGCATAGTTTCACTTGCATTAACAGTCTATTAAAACCTGTAAAAGAAAATAAGAAACGAGAAGGAAATAATTCAAGTAAAGTAAATGTATCACAAGACTATATAAAAATCACTGAGAATAATATTAAAATAGGAGACAAATCAGAAGCAGCGGCTTATCAATACGAATTAGATAGATTAAAAGATTTAGGGGTCGAAAATGCTAATGACTTGGTTGTCTTAGTATCTGAAAACTCAACTTTGGGATATGATATACTCTCTTGTGATTTAAATGGCAAAAAAAGATTTATAGAAGTAAAGACAGTGAAGCAAACCGGACAGTACAAACGCTTTTACCTCACAAAAAATGAATTAGAAAAAAGTCAAACATTAGATAATTACTACATATATATAGTAATCTATAGCAATGACAAACCAGAAGTCGCAATGATTCATTGCAAGAATATTGCTGACTCGGAGTACTTCTTGATCAGGCCGACAGAATATGAAGTACTAATAAACTATTAAATATTTATTCGCTTTAGGCTGGCACCTGCCTGTGGCGCATGTCCTATGCAGCTACCCGCTCGCATTATATCACACCACCAGATTTTTCCCTCCGCTATCGCTGCGGTACCCATGACACATTTTATTATATATCTAAAAAAGAGACATATATTTCAATTGCCAGTTTGTTGAGCCCACTCCCACTTCTTGTCATTTCGAGTATTTATTTTAAGGCATTAAAAATGAAAGATTTAATGACAGGTCTGGCAGGATGCATGTGCCTACACGCTCAGTAGCGTAGGGTTTAAACCCTACGCTACTGAGCCAAGAAAGAGCCTGATCATGAGTGCCCTTACAACATCTGTCATGGGTGCCAGCGGGAGAAATCCTAGCTCGCAGAAAGAACGGTCAGTGATATTCCAACCTATCCAGGTTTTCTCGCATTCGCGAGAAATGCCAAAGGGGGTGCTTGCGTGTATCTTTTTGATCTTTCCGGAATTCGCGTTATTTACTTGTCGGCATTAACGATTGCTGTACAATTCAGTACAACTCTCCAGGGAACACTTCCGGAATTATCGGAGCGTGTAAATCGGAGTCGCCATCCAGCATAGTATTGGAAATACTATATTTGTAGTGTGAAAAAGATGTATATCATAGCCGGGCCGAATGGTGCGGGAAAGACTACGCTGTCTTATACGATCCTGCCGGAGATATTCGCATGTGAGGAATTCATAAATGCGGATGAAATTGGAAGGGTATATCTCCGCTAAACTCAGAAAAAGCCAGAATTCGCGCTGGACGGTTGATGTTACAAAGGATAAAGGAACTGTTAAATCAGGGAGAATCTTTTGCTTTTGAAACTACCTTGGCAACCAAAACATATCAGAACTTAATTAACTCTGCTAGGAAACTTAATTATGAAGTTATACTTCTTTTTTTGGCTTTGGATTCTTCTGAATTGGCCATTCAACGCGTATTAACAAGAGTCATTGAAGGAGGACATAATATTCCGGTTGATACGATTAAAAGGAGATTTGATAATGGACTAAGGAATCTTTTTAAAATCTATCTGCCAATCGTAGATAAATGGATTATAATTGATAATTCAACAGAGAATTTTGAATTCATTGCAGAAGGATCAGAATCAGAGGTAATCATAAGGAGCAAAAACAAGTGGATTGATTTAAACAAAAAACACAATGGATATTAAAGTACAACTTAGGGAATTGGAAGAAAAAGTTAACTTAGGACTTAAAGAAGCTTATCGCAAGATGGCTGTTTTTAAAAAGAAAAATAACAGTCCTTTAATTGTCTCTCGTGACGGAAAGGTTACTGTGATTCCCCCGGAACAAATACTCCCGACAACAAAAGCTAAAAATTAATTTTCTAACTGAGCATACTTTCGGATTCGTGTATCGAAGCCATTTTTACATATCCATGAGTTCAGGTTTCAGCCATTGGATTTATGGCAACTTGGAAGATGGGAGTTTCACTCCCCCGCTGTCGCTCCGCATACTTGCGGAGTGTCAGCTATTACGAGGCGTCCCGCCTAATTTAGCCCCGAGGGCTGAAAATAGCTCACATTTTGCTAAAAGGCGGAGCGAGAGCGCGGTTGTATCTATTGCAGATTGGCGAGACGGAAAAAAATTATAAAATTTTGATTATTCGATAAATTAATTGAAGAGAACTTTTCAAGAATTATTTATTTGATTAATTCCTTTAAAAAGTAACGGGTAATTCTTAAAATTTTTCTACTTGTTTTTTATACCATGCAACAAATTTCCAGGCCTCTCTAACGGGCCATGAAATTCCGAAACCTTCACGAAATGCAAGTTCCAATAATTGATACCTCCTGGACAAAATCAAAGCAAAATTGCACAAAACCTTACAGCAGCAAGCCAAAAGAAAAATACCTGCTTTAGCACTTCATTCGATGAGATGAACTAAGTTCGCCTGAACATGCGAAACCCGAATCCGCACCAACAGCGGATTTTAAACACCGGACAGATCAAATTTTGTAAATCTCAAGAAGAAAAATTAGCTTTGATTTGCTGACATGAACCGGTCAGCTTTTGAAGTACCAGCAAATGAACAAAACCCCGGGCAACAACAGGTTCCGGACCCTCCTGTCATATAAGCTCCTGGACTCCCCCTCCGAAAAAGAGTATGATGACATTTGCGGTCTGGCTGCACTTATTTGTCAAACTCCCATAGCCGCCATATCACTGGTTACGGATAGTGTAACATTTTTCAAATCACGGCTGGGCTTTGAAATAGCGCAAATTCCTGCGATTCAATCTTTCGACTCTTTTGCGATCCAGCGGCCATCAGAGATCCTGTTCGTAGAAAATGCCCCGGACGACCCGCGTTTCAGCAAAAATCCGCTTGTGGCGGGCGCATCCAACGTAGTTTGCTATATGGGAGTTCCGCTTGTTTCGCCAGAGGGAGATGCGCTGGGTGCACTGTCAGTGATGGATCGCAAACCCAGGAAATTGGACGCAAACCAAATTGAGGCGCTCAAGGCACTGGCACGCCAGGTAGGGCAGTTATTTGAACTGCGGAAAGGCCAGTTAGCACTCAGCCAAAGCAAAACGTCCGTGGAAAATGGATCCAAAAGGCTCACCAACATTGCAGAGACTGCACGCACGGCCACCTGGGAGTGGAATATTGAAACCGGAGAGGTACAAATAAATGATCGCTGGGCTGAAATTTCTGGGCATACCAAGGAGGCACTCCTTCCCATGACTATAGACACCTGGAAAAGAATGATTCACTCCGAAGACCGGCAACTTTTTGACGAAAAAGTAAAGGAGTGCTTAGAAAAAAAGGCTGAACATTACCAGATAAAATATCGCATGATCCATAAAGAAGGAGACACAATTTGGATCAACGATCGCGGAGAAATATCACGCTGGGACGAGGATGGAAAGCCGCTGAGTGTGGCAGGAACACATTCGGATATTTCTCAGCAAAAAATTACAGAGCATCAATTCAACACCATTACCAACAATATCCCTGGAGTGGTATTTCGCTATCAGCGCTACCCGGATGGCCATGACAACCTGCAGCAGGTGAGCAATGGCGCTTTGCAACTCTGGGGATTCTCTGCAGAGGAAGTGATGCGAAATAACAGGGTGGTGTGGGAGCGTTACGATGAACGTGATTTGGAGAGCCATGTCAAATCCATCGAAGAATCTAGCCTCAGCCTGAGTTTTTGGCAGCATGAATGGCGGTATCGCCATCCTGATGGTTCGCTCCGCTGGCATAAGGGTTCCGGAAACCCTTCCCGCCTTGCAGATAACAGCATTATCTGGGATTCTATCATCCTGGACATTACACCACAAAAAGAGGCAGAAGCGCAATTAACCCAAACATTAAAAGCCCTGCAAAAACGTGTAAATGAGCAAACCTGCCTGTTAAATATTTCCGGGTTAAGCCAGATTGACCAAAGCCTTGAAGAATTGCTTCAAATGGCCGTATCGTTTCTTCCCGGTGGTTGCCAATATTCAGATATTACAACAGCAGCTATAAAATATAAAGGAAAGATTTACAAAACAGCCGGACATAGAAAAACGAAATGGCAACTGCAGCGAACAAAACAAACTTTTGAAGGGGAAATACTGGAAATCACAATAGCCTACAAGAAAGAAAGGCCTGCTGCCTTCGAAGGGCCATTCCTGAAGGAAGAACAACAGTTGCTGGAAAGCGTTGTTGACAGCCTGGCACTTAACATCAACCAGGTATTAGTCAGAAAAGCCAATGATATTATTCTCAACGCAACAGAGGAAGGAATTTATGGTATTGATAAGAATGGCCTTTGCAGCTTCATAAATCCTTCTGCAGCAAAAATGCTGGGCTTTACACCGGCAGAATGTATAGGAAAAAATATCAATAACCTCATTCACCAGCACAACGCAGATGAATTTTATGTAAAAGAGGAACGTGATGTTTATCTGGCAAATCAGTTCCGGAAAGGCTTCCAGAATTCAGAAGATATATTTTGGCGCAAGGACGGCAGCCATTTTTTCGTAAACTACTCCTCCACCCCGATATTGGAGAACGGAAAAGTGGAGGGGGCAGTTGTAACTTTTAATGACATTACCGCCAGGAAAAACGCTGAAACGCAGTTGCAGCTTAGCGAAAAACGCTACAGGAGCTTGGTGGAAAATGGAGCTGATGCCATCGTGATATTAGGACCTGATGGCAGTAATTCCTACGTGTCGCCATCTATTACAAAGGTATTGGGATACACTGAGGAGGAGGCCCTGCAACTCAATTTATTTGAGGTTATCCATCCTGATGACCGGGAAGAGGTCTCAATAAAAATGCAGGAGGTAATGCAAAACCCCGGAAAAACACTGGAGGGAGTAAATGCACGGACCAGACACAAAGACGGCTCCTGGCGCTGGCTGGAAGCCAATGTAACCAATTTGCTCCACGACCCGGCTATCAATGGAATCGTGGATAATTTCAGGGATGTAACCGAAATTATTGAACTCCACCATCTCCTGGAAAATGCCAATCAACTCGCGAAACTGGGAGGCTGGGAGTTAAATTTAGACAATAACATTATTTACTGGTCCACCATCACCAAACAAATCCATGAAGTGGAGGAAGATTACATGCCTTCACTGGATGAAAGTTTAAGGTTCTATCCGAATGGCGTAAAAGAGGAAGTTCGCAACATCCTCTCAGAGATTTCTAAAACAGGTGGAAGCTTCGATTTTGAAAGGTCAATTATTACGGCAAAAGGAAATGAACGCTGGGTAAAGGTGATTGGCAATGCAGAGATGCATGATGGAAAGTGCCGAAGAATATCAGGAAGCTTGCAGGACATTAGCCGGCAAAAAATTACCGAGATTGAACTGCAAACGGCTTTTGAAGAAAAAAACAATATTCTGGAGAGCATTGGCGATGCATTCTTTGCAATAGATAAAGACTGGACGGTAACCTATTGGAATAAAGAAGCAGAAAAAATTCTCTTTAAAAAGAAACAAGAAATTGTAGGAGAAAATCTCTGGAAAATATTTAATGATGCCACCGAAACCAATTCTTTTACAGAATATAAGCGCGCTATGGATACCGGTGAAACCATTCATTTTGAAGACCACTATCCCACTACCGGCCAGTGGTTTGAGGTGAGTGCATATCCCTCTGAAAAAGGTTTGTCAGTTTATTTTAAAGACGTAAGCATCCGCAAAATTGCGGAGAAGCAATTCCGACAGTCCAATGAGCGTTTTGAGAAAATTGCCGAAGCCACCAATGATGCTATCTGGGATTTCAACATGGTAGAAAATGAGCTGTTTTGGGGCAAAGGATTTAAAACACTATTTGGACACGACCCGGAGGTGATTAAGCCAAGCTTTGAGCTGATGATAAGCCTGATACACCCGGAAGACAGGCAGGAGGTGATGGAACATATTATGGCATTCACAAAAGACCCGGAAGCCATAAACTGGTTCTTCGAATACCGGCTCAAAATGAATGATGGAACGTATGCTTTTGTAATTGACAGGGCCATTTTTATTAGAGACCGCAAGGGCAAGGCATTGAGGGCAGTAGGCGCAATAACTGATATTTCTTATCGCAAGGAACATGAGGATTCACTAAAAAAACTTAATGCAAAACTCGAAGCCAGGGCGCGTGAACTGGTAATTTCCAATGCAGAGCTTGAACAGTTTGCTTACGTAGCCTCGCACGACTTGCAGGAACCCTTGCGCATGGTGAGCAGCTTCCTCACTCAGTTAGAGAAAAAGTATGGCGAAACACTTGATGACAAAGCCAAAAGATATATACACTTTGCCGTGGACGGGGCCAGGCGCATGAGGCAGATCATCCTGGACTTGCTGGAATTTTCGAGAGTTGGCAAACATGAAGAGGAGCAAGAAACAATTCGCCTGAATGAGGTTACCGATGAAGTTTTAAAACTCCTCCACAGAGAAATTAAAAAATGCAAAGCCACCATTCATGTAAGTCATTTACCAGAGGTCTATTCATTTAGGACTCCTCTCATCCATATTTTTCAAAATCTTATCAGCAATGCCATTAAATATGTAGATCCAAATGAATTGCCGGTAGTCCGGATCATGGCCAGGTCTCAGGGCAACGAATGGCTCATTTCGGTGAGTGACAATGGCATTGGCATCGGGCAGGAATATTTTGACAAGATATTCGTCATTTTCCAGCGGCTCCATATCAAAGAAGAATACAGCGGCACCGGGATGGGCCTGGCAATCGTAAAAAAGAGCGTTGAAGGACTGGGCGGCCAGATTTGGTTAAATTCCGAAGAAGGGCAAGGAAGCACCTTTTATTTTACCCTCCCTCAAAATAACGGATCAGTACTTACTCTCCCTTTATGAAACAAGTGTATTTATAAACACCAGAATTCCGCAATCATGGCAAGCTTCATTAAATGTATTTCAAATGAGCTAACTTTTACTATTAAATTCATAAAAAAATTTTCATGAAATCTATTCATATCTTATTGGTAGAAGATAACGAGGGTGATATTATCCTCACTACAGAGGCCTTAGAGGACAGCAAAATCATTAATACGCTTAGCGTTGTAAGAAATGGAAAGGAGGCGCTCGATTATATTTTTAAGCAGGGAGAATATGCCAATGCACCAAGCCCTGACCTTATCCTGCTGGACATTAATCTGCCATTAAAAAGTGGCCATGAGGTTCTGAGTAAAATTAAAAGTACTGACGCTGTTATGCATTTTCCTGTCATTATGCTAACCACCTCTTCTTCAGAGAAAGACGTGCTCATGTCATATAAACACCATGCGAATTGCTACATCAGCAAACCTGTGGAAATAGGGCAATTTTTAGATGCCATTACAAGCATAGAAAACTTCTGGCTAAATATTGTAACATTACCGTCAAATGCAAAAAGACAATAGTCTGTATAAAATTTTAGTAGTTGAGGATAATCCGGGCGATTTGCTCCTCGTAGAAGACTACCTGGAGGAAGCTATTGTGGCGCCCGTTATTTTAACTGCGCAAAATTTTGAAGAAGCACACGATGTATTAACGCAAGATTCAGGGCAAATTGATGCGGTGTTGCTCGATCTCACCTTACCTGATTTACAGGGAGAACCCCTCATAAAAGAAATCATATCAGTAGCCGGAGAAACACCGATTATTATTCTTACGGGATACACCGATCTGGCCTTTGCCACGCGTTCTATTTCCTGGGGCGTATCGGATTATCTGCTGAAGGACAGCCTCAGTTCCGCAATGCTTTATAAAAGTATTTTATATAATATAGAAAGGAACAAGTACCTGGTGAGCCTGAAGGAATCGGAGCAGCGCTACTCCGATCTGTTTCACCTAAGCCCGCAACCCATGTGGGTTTATGATGTGGAAACCCTGGAATTTATGGATGTAAATGATGCGGCAGTTAATCAATATGGTTATTCGCACCAGGAATTTGTAAACATGACCATCAAAGCCATCCGTCCCAAATCCGAAATACCCAAAATGGAGAAAGGAGTAGAACAGGTAAGGGCAAATGACAAGCTTTTCTCACAAGGACAATATTTACACAAAAAGAAAAACGGGAAGTTAATTATTGTGGAAATTCGCAGTAACATAATTTATTATAATGGACGGAAAGCTGAAATAGTACTGGCTTCAGACGTTACTGATCGCCACAAACAAATACAAGCCATAGAGGAACAAAATAAAAAGCTCCGGGAAATTGCCTGGACCCAATCCCACAAAGTACGTGCACCAGTGGCTCGCATCATGGGCCTGCTGGAGATTTTAACTGACAAGGACAATACACCAAGTGAAAATAATGAATTACTGCGATATTTAATGGATTCAGCAAAAGAACTGGATAACATCATCCGTGAAATTGTTTCAACTTCGCATAAAATAGATTCCCCGGAATAGTTTGCAATTTCAGAATCCTCGCTTTCCATTAAAAGAAACTGAAATTCATATAAATATCCGGTATTTGTTTTTTTAATTAACAAATTCCCATGCTAAACCAAAAACAAAATTCCTGGGTTTTAATGGATAATTTGGAAGATAAAAATAACTACTGCCGGTAAACTCCTGGTTGGCATGTTCTAGTTTTGCAAAAATCCTGAACCGCGTGATCTCGGCATTAAAGAAAACATCAAAATGTGGATAATTGCCAACGGTAATGCTGTCCTGCAAAGCCAGTTGAGAAATGGGAGGTAAATACCTGGCTGCCTTGTAGGCTGTA from Bacteroidia bacterium encodes:
- a CDS encoding ABC transporter substrate-binding protein gives rise to the protein MRDYKPGLNYCLWKGTTGMVILLLWITIFSGCGQNSTENHKKTFYWNMHSGIRSLDPAFARAQFDIWGCNQLYNGLLQLDDSLQVVPAIARGYQVEDGGKLYRFHLRQDVRFHDSPVFPNGKGRRVVAADFVFSFNRLIDPALASPGAWIFNDKIIFDSTATPPTGSFTAINDSTLEIRLREPFPPFAGLLSMQYCSVIPHEAASFFGKDFRRNPVGTGPFRFGNWDEENMLVLKRNDHYFETENGQPLPYLDAVCISFMANRQNEFFAFLQHNLDLLSGIDPSFKDNLLTPQGKLRPQFEGEFVMEKIPFLNTEYFGILRDTNSPVLRNNPLRMRQVRQAINYGFDREKMMRYLRNNIGRPATAGMVPPGLPSFSAKAVEGYSYNPQKALRLLEEAGFPNGQGLPEIACFTNPTYMDIAVFIQRQLQDIGIRLKIETTPPSEHRQYMAEKKMPFFRASWIADYPDAENYLALFYSPFKAPAGPNYTHFGNPTFDSLYEASRLITNDSARYPLYHRMERLVMEDAPVVVLFYDEVIRLIGNDVRGLNRNALNLVSLKRVRKE
- a CDS encoding DUF3883 domain-containing protein, which encodes MQMIKKITPYFQVEDNYVKQFVIDIIPVDVNSGVYILTEEEQKVMYFQEYHLIANCNFLTFCQHHSIETENHLTSYFTKKGTAKFLVENDLNIFYGGIILDYLEYYPEYQKTLMLKYDKEIKIRKIAYEKVYSIVGRGAHRWYINLFEECFLSNQNTYLTAAGFEINNIEKILLASRTTIVRNIEKLKIHNIISCEIDGRNIHYLKFNLEFIPANWQSAPSLFSSAFYQDKSSTLHSFTCINSLLKPVKENKKREGNNSSKVNVSQDYIKITENNIKIGDKSEAAAYQYELDRLKDLGVENANDLVVLVSENSTLGYDILSCDLNGKKRFIEVKTVKQTGQYKRFYLTKNELEKSQTLDNYYIYIVIYSNDKPEVAMIHCKNIADSEYFLIRPTEYEVLINY
- a CDS encoding PAS domain S-box protein, with amino-acid sequence MNKTPGNNRFRTLLSYKLLDSPSEKEYDDICGLAALICQTPIAAISLVTDSVTFFKSRLGFEIAQIPAIQSFDSFAIQRPSEILFVENAPDDPRFSKNPLVAGASNVVCYMGVPLVSPEGDALGALSVMDRKPRKLDANQIEALKALARQVGQLFELRKGQLALSQSKTSVENGSKRLTNIAETARTATWEWNIETGEVQINDRWAEISGHTKEALLPMTIDTWKRMIHSEDRQLFDEKVKECLEKKAEHYQIKYRMIHKEGDTIWINDRGEISRWDEDGKPLSVAGTHSDISQQKITEHQFNTITNNIPGVVFRYQRYPDGHDNLQQVSNGALQLWGFSAEEVMRNNRVVWERYDERDLESHVKSIEESSLSLSFWQHEWRYRHPDGSLRWHKGSGNPSRLADNSIIWDSIILDITPQKEAEAQLTQTLKALQKRVNEQTCLLNISGLSQIDQSLEELLQMAVSFLPGGCQYSDITTAAIKYKGKIYKTAGHRKTKWQLQRTKQTFEGEILEITIAYKKERPAAFEGPFLKEEQQLLESVVDSLALNINQVLVRKANDIILNATEEGIYGIDKNGLCSFINPSAAKMLGFTPAECIGKNINNLIHQHNADEFYVKEERDVYLANQFRKGFQNSEDIFWRKDGSHFFVNYSSTPILENGKVEGAVVTFNDITARKNAETQLQLSEKRYRSLVENGADAIVILGPDGSNSYVSPSITKVLGYTEEEALQLNLFEVIHPDDREEVSIKMQEVMQNPGKTLEGVNARTRHKDGSWRWLEANVTNLLHDPAINGIVDNFRDVTEIIELHHLLENANQLAKLGGWELNLDNNIIYWSTITKQIHEVEEDYMPSLDESLRFYPNGVKEEVRNILSEISKTGGSFDFERSIITAKGNERWVKVIGNAEMHDGKCRRISGSLQDISRQKITEIELQTAFEEKNNILESIGDAFFAIDKDWTVTYWNKEAEKILFKKKQEIVGENLWKIFNDATETNSFTEYKRAMDTGETIHFEDHYPTTGQWFEVSAYPSEKGLSVYFKDVSIRKIAEKQFRQSNERFEKIAEATNDAIWDFNMVENELFWGKGFKTLFGHDPEVIKPSFELMISLIHPEDRQEVMEHIMAFTKDPEAINWFFEYRLKMNDGTYAFVIDRAIFIRDRKGKALRAVGAITDISYRKEHEDSLKKLNAKLEARARELVISNAELEQFAYVASHDLQEPLRMVSSFLTQLEKKYGETLDDKAKRYIHFAVDGARRMRQIILDLLEFSRVGKHEEEQETIRLNEVTDEVLKLLHREIKKCKATIHVSHLPEVYSFRTPLIHIFQNLISNAIKYVDPNELPVVRIMARSQGNEWLISVSDNGIGIGQEYFDKIFVIFQRLHIKEEYSGTGMGLAIVKKSVEGLGGQIWLNSEEGQGSTFYFTLPQNNGSVLTLPL
- a CDS encoding response regulator, which codes for MKSIHILLVEDNEGDIILTTEALEDSKIINTLSVVRNGKEALDYIFKQGEYANAPSPDLILLDINLPLKSGHEVLSKIKSTDAVMHFPVIMLTTSSSEKDVLMSYKHHANCYISKPVEIGQFLDAITSIENFWLNIVTLPSNAKRQ
- a CDS encoding PAS domain S-box protein, producing the protein MQKDNSLYKILVVEDNPGDLLLVEDYLEEAIVAPVILTAQNFEEAHDVLTQDSGQIDAVLLDLTLPDLQGEPLIKEIISVAGETPIIILTGYTDLAFATRSISWGVSDYLLKDSLSSAMLYKSILYNIERNKYLVSLKESEQRYSDLFHLSPQPMWVYDVETLEFMDVNDAAVNQYGYSHQEFVNMTIKAIRPKSEIPKMEKGVEQVRANDKLFSQGQYLHKKKNGKLIIVEIRSNIIYYNGRKAEIVLASDVTDRHKQIQAIEEQNKKLREIAWTQSHKVRAPVARIMGLLEILTDKDNTPSENNELLRYLMDSAKELDNIIREIVSTSHKIDSPE